One window of the Thermoplasmata archaeon genome contains the following:
- the glyS gene encoding glycine--tRNA ligase translates to MSAPGDLFSRVMALAKRRGFLWPSFEIYGGAGGFYDYGPLGCRLKSCVEELWREYYVRGEGFAELSAPAIAPEIVFRASGHLDKFSDIMVECSKCGEAFRADHLLRETSGGMPPAELEEISRALKESGARCPECGGALSEPFPFNLMFRTSIGPGVKRTGYLRPETAQAMFLDFGLLYRYFREKLPFGVVQLGRGYRNEIAPRQGLIRLREFNMAEAEIFLDPEEKAHHPRFSEVRDMGLRLLPDGREEMLIRLGEAVASGLIGSEWVAYYMGLTAQFLLDAGVDPGRLRFRQHARSEMAHYAADCWDAEALLSFGWTELVGIADRTCYDLEAHMRHSGVDLRAFARYEKPRTVEKRVVAPNHAVLGPRYRKDAKAIAAALEALEPASVDGRDEVELEVEGRKLRVASDCFTIKKVTVTESGRWITPHVIEPSYGIDRIIYTILEHAYTEGKATDRENFDGRGGRKKERGEGADAGEGDGRMDMAGRAERDGNRRNGGVGGGGETGEGVSGKDSYVVLKLKPAVAPIQVAVFPLINRAELVELANEIEKGLRSAGLRTHTDATDSIGRRYARMDEVGTPFCVTVDFDTLQNGTVTVRDRDTTKQVRKGKDGLADFIHLLIAGRERIE, encoded by the coding sequence ATGAGCGCGCCCGGGGACCTCTTCTCCAGAGTGATGGCGCTCGCCAAGCGCCGGGGCTTCCTCTGGCCCTCTTTCGAGATATATGGCGGGGCTGGGGGCTTTTATGACTACGGCCCCTTGGGCTGTAGGCTCAAGAGCTGCGTGGAGGAGCTCTGGCGTGAATATTATGTCAGGGGCGAGGGCTTCGCGGAGCTCTCCGCGCCCGCGATAGCGCCAGAAATCGTTTTCAGGGCCTCCGGCCATCTGGACAAGTTCTCCGATATAATGGTTGAGTGCTCTAAATGTGGCGAAGCCTTCAGGGCGGACCACCTTCTTCGAGAGACGTCGGGGGGCATGCCCCCGGCGGAGCTCGAGGAGATCTCGAGAGCGCTGAAAGAAAGCGGGGCGCGCTGTCCGGAGTGCGGTGGAGCCCTGTCGGAGCCCTTTCCATTCAACCTGATGTTCCGCACATCAATAGGCCCGGGTGTGAAAAGAACGGGCTACCTCAGACCCGAGACGGCCCAGGCGATGTTCCTCGATTTCGGACTACTCTACCGCTACTTCAGGGAGAAGCTGCCGTTCGGCGTGGTGCAGCTCGGTCGCGGCTACAGGAATGAGATCGCGCCACGCCAAGGGCTCATCCGCCTACGCGAGTTCAACATGGCCGAGGCCGAGATATTTTTGGACCCGGAGGAGAAGGCCCACCACCCGCGCTTCTCAGAGGTCAGGGACATGGGGCTCAGGCTCCTGCCCGACGGACGCGAGGAGATGCTGATCCGCCTCGGTGAGGCTGTAGCGTCGGGTCTCATCGGGAGTGAGTGGGTGGCGTACTACATGGGCTTGACGGCCCAGTTCCTCCTCGACGCGGGAGTGGACCCCGGAAGGCTAAGGTTCAGGCAGCACGCCAGAAGCGAGATGGCCCACTACGCCGCGGACTGCTGGGACGCCGAGGCTCTCCTCTCCTTCGGCTGGACAGAACTCGTGGGGATAGCGGACAGGACCTGCTATGACCTTGAGGCCCATATGAGGCACTCCGGAGTAGACCTGCGCGCGTTCGCGAGGTACGAGAAGCCTAGGACCGTCGAGAAGAGAGTCGTGGCGCCCAACCACGCGGTGCTCGGGCCGCGCTACAGAAAGGATGCGAAGGCGATAGCGGCGGCTCTTGAGGCACTCGAGCCCGCCTCCGTGGATGGCAGGGATGAGGTGGAGCTGGAGGTTGAGGGGAGGAAGCTGAGGGTGGCAAGCGACTGCTTCACGATAAAAAAAGTCACGGTCACGGAGAGCGGTCGGTGGATCACCCCCCACGTTATCGAGCCCTCTTATGGAATAGACCGCATCATCTACACAATTCTCGAGCACGCCTATACCGAAGGAAAGGCGACGGATAGAGAAAATTTCGATGGGAGGGGAGGAAGGAAAAAGGAAAGGGGCGAAGGAGCGGACGCGGGCGAGGGGGATGGGAGAATGGATATGGCGGGGCGGGCGGAGAGGGATGGCAATCGAAGGAATGGGGGAGTGGGCGGTGGTGGGGAGACTGGAGAGGGTGTTTCGGGAAAGGATAGTTATGTGGTTCTCAAACTCAAACCGGCCGTGGCGCCAATTCAGGTTGCGGTCTTTCCTCTCATCAACAGGGCCGAGCTAGTCGAATTGGCGAATGAAATCGAGAAAGGGCTCAGGTCTGCCGGGCTCCGGACCCACACAGACGCAACCGACTCAATCGGCCGCCGCTATGCTCGCATGGACGAGGTCGGGACACCTTTCTGCGTCACGGTGGACTTTGACACCCTCCAAAACGGAACCGTGACTGTCAGGGACAGGGACACAACAAAGCAGGTGAGGAAGGGAAAGGATGGACTCGCCGACTTCATTCACCTTTTAATCGCGGGGCGAGAGAGAATAGAGTAG
- a CDS encoding CBS domain-containing protein — MREMKVREAMTEEVIYAEAPGKKAEALRLMMRHGISGLPVVRKGTRELVGIVTRRDIFNHPHEDQLAIVMTREPVVVSPETDLKEAVRTMVEKRLRRLPVVRGGRLTGILTCMDILKIIDKMDLELPIEPFLKGPCVPVFEGTPLPVVATVFHLSGAYALPVLDEKARIVGIVTDQDLYGMSKIDSKRVLSSMGLGEDEDQWNYEGVRNLMRLYYEISEQELPPIPVKKVMVKNPLTVTKKTGVSLAARKMREHNFRQLPVKDSQEKLQAMLFDMDLIQVLLR; from the coding sequence ATGAGAGAGATGAAGGTGAGGGAGGCGATGACCGAGGAGGTCATCTATGCCGAAGCGCCCGGAAAGAAGGCCGAGGCCCTGAGGCTCATGATGAGGCATGGAATCTCGGGCCTTCCTGTCGTGAGGAAGGGAACTAGAGAGCTTGTCGGCATCGTGACGCGCAGGGACATTTTCAACCACCCACACGAGGACCAGCTTGCGATCGTGATGACCAGGGAGCCAGTGGTGGTGAGCCCAGAGACGGATCTGAAGGAAGCGGTGAGAACGATGGTGGAGAAGCGTCTCCGGCGTCTCCCTGTGGTCCGGGGAGGAAGGCTCACCGGCATCCTGACCTGCATGGACATTCTCAAGATAATAGACAAAATGGACCTCGAGCTACCGATAGAGCCATTTCTGAAGGGCCCGTGCGTTCCGGTCTTCGAGGGAACGCCCCTCCCCGTCGTCGCGACCGTATTCCATCTCTCCGGAGCCTACGCCCTCCCCGTTCTGGACGAGAAGGCCAGAATCGTGGGCATCGTAACCGACCAGGATCTATACGGGATGAGCAAGATAGACTCGAAGCGCGTTCTCTCGTCGATGGGCCTCGGCGAGGATGAGGACCAGTGGAACTATGAGGGCGTGAGGAACCTGATGAGGCTATATTATGAGATATCCGAGCAGGAACTCCCCCCAATTCCTGTCAAGAAGGTGATGGTCAAGAACCCTTTGACGGTGACGAAAAAGACCGGCGTGAGCCTCGCCGCGCGCAAGATGCGGGAGCATAACTTCCGCCAGCTGCCAGTGAAGGACTCTCAGGAGAAACTACAGGCGATGCTCTTCGACATGGACCTGATACAAGTGCTGCTGCGGTGA
- a CDS encoding amidohydrolase family protein — MKYVTGKLLTEEGFVSGHVGFEDGVIKEVGRGQKEGALAKGLIIPSLVNAHTHLGDSCLRPRLWRYRGERTVEALLAPPTGFKHRELSRVPARTLERGIRSSIVEMLRSGVRAFCDFREGGVRGVAVMKRARAGLPLNGLVLGRPTGLSYNKEEVDAILRLCDGIGVSAAADWDYGELRSLSAHVHSRGKLFALHASEVVRENIDMVLDLRPDFLVHMIKAEGYDFEKVAEAGIPVVVCPRANAFFGLRPQIPRMLSFGIDVALGTDNAMLSHPSLLPTLQSAWELSSQEGAKPLELLRCAILGFRKVINGAGDISLRPGEPARFFVAGGKELYAARDPARALVSKGERARVLLAVLGDRLWAGKVVRP; from the coding sequence GTGAAATACGTCACAGGCAAGCTCCTGACCGAGGAGGGCTTTGTCTCCGGGCACGTCGGTTTCGAGGATGGCGTGATAAAGGAGGTCGGGAGGGGGCAGAAGGAAGGCGCACTGGCAAAGGGCCTTATCATTCCCTCGCTTGTCAACGCCCATACCCATCTGGGGGATTCGTGCCTCAGGCCCCGACTGTGGAGGTACCGGGGAGAGAGGACCGTGGAGGCCCTCCTCGCGCCTCCGACTGGATTCAAGCACAGAGAGCTCTCCCGTGTCCCCGCTCGCACGCTCGAGCGCGGCATCCGGAGCTCGATAGTGGAAATGCTCCGGAGTGGCGTGAGGGCGTTCTGCGACTTCAGGGAAGGTGGGGTGCGGGGGGTCGCTGTAATGAAACGGGCCCGGGCGGGGCTCCCCCTCAACGGTCTCGTGCTCGGTCGTCCCACGGGTCTCAGCTACAATAAAGAGGAAGTCGACGCAATTCTCCGGCTCTGCGATGGGATCGGGGTCAGCGCGGCGGCGGACTGGGACTATGGAGAGCTCCGCAGCCTCTCGGCCCACGTTCACTCCCGGGGAAAGCTCTTTGCGCTCCATGCAAGTGAGGTGGTGAGGGAGAACATCGACATGGTTCTCGACCTAAGGCCGGATTTCCTCGTCCACATGATAAAGGCAGAGGGCTACGACTTTGAGAAGGTCGCCGAGGCTGGTATTCCGGTGGTCGTCTGCCCGCGCGCTAACGCTTTCTTCGGCCTCCGGCCCCAGATCCCAAGAATGCTCTCGTTCGGAATAGACGTGGCATTGGGCACGGACAACGCCATGCTCTCCCACCCCTCGCTCCTCCCCACCCTTCAGAGCGCCTGGGAACTCTCAAGCCAGGAGGGCGCCAAGCCGCTCGAACTACTCAGGTGTGCCATACTAGGCTTTCGGAAAGTTATAAATGGCGCAGGGGACATTTCCTTGAGACCGGGGGAGCCCGCCCGGTTCTTCGTTGCGGGAGGTAAGGAACTATACGCGGCGAGGGACCCCGCGAGGGCCCTGGTCTCGAAAGGAGAGAGGGCGAGAGTACTGCTGGCAGTGCTCGGAGACCGTCTCTGGGCAGGGAAAGTGGTGAGGCCATGA
- a CDS encoding cobalamin B12-binding domain-containing protein — protein MESLPIRVLIAKPGLDGHDRGAKVVAKALRDAGMEVIYTGLRQTPEQIVETAIQEDVDVVGLSCLSGAHLTLFPRVVELLKERGAGDILVVGGGIIPPEDVPKLKKSGIAMVFGPGTPSEEIISFIMKSVGPGQSEG, from the coding sequence GTGGAAAGTTTGCCGATAAGGGTACTAATAGCGAAGCCCGGTCTCGATGGCCACGACCGCGGGGCTAAGGTCGTCGCGAAGGCGCTCCGGGACGCGGGCATGGAGGTCATCTACACGGGCCTGAGGCAGACACCGGAGCAGATAGTCGAAACCGCCATTCAGGAGGACGTGGACGTCGTCGGCCTGTCGTGCCTGTCCGGTGCCCATCTGACCCTATTCCCGCGGGTCGTGGAGCTTCTCAAGGAGAGGGGGGCCGGGGATATCCTTGTTGTTGGCGGCGGAATAATTCCTCCCGAGGACGTCCCGAAGCTGAAGAAGTCGGGCATAGCCATGGTCTTCGGGCCGGGAACTCCCTCCGAGGAGATTATCAGCTTCATAATGAAGAGCGTGGGGCCCGGTCAGAGCGAGGGCTGA